ttaatttagtaattGTGATTCATATGCATGAATTTAATTTCTtagatttataatatatgataaaTGTGTGTGGAAACTTATATATCACTAAAAAGTTTTGTTAAAAatgtgattgcattagtacgcGAGTTTAATTTATTAGACTGGTGAGTCATGATACATATACTtattcatatataaatattagattttataaacatatatgattattattttataataaatgataaatttattatttatttataaataattaattttaaaaaatataattaacataatttttatttgtattataattttttgtatttatgtataactaaataaaaataatattgataaatataatGGATAGAATAAGAGGTCCACAGATAATGAAATTAGATACTTATTCTTTACAATAATTTTGTTCAGGATCGATAGTCCACACACATCTGCAATTAGCAGTGATTCTTCTTTTGAAACAAGATAGAGCTCCACTGGAGGATTTGGATGGTTGAATggtaaaaacaatttaaataagattcataattttttatttaaaaaaatatttaaatttttatgtttaatacTCTATAAATAGTTCTAACAGTAaattataattgtaaaaaaaactaaatttttataagatagaataaaaaatattaaacaaaaatttatgtttaaatattatttaaaaatttaaagatataaataaataatatcaacaagaaaatttagaaaaaaatcatattaatatttattaagtttTGTTAACATAGTCCTTTAAAATTAACAGGGTTAAAAATTAACCAGTTATATTGATAATATCCAAACACTATTGGTAAAAGATTAAACAATGCAAAgaaaataattacttttaacCTTGCACCAACATCTAGTTGCGCTTACAAAAATCAGTTGAGTTAGATTAGATTAATTTTAATGGCAAAATCTTCCATTTTTTAGGATCAATTTACATGTAAATGGTAAATGGACGAAGGCCCATTCGGTTGGTAATACGAAGATAAGTCCATCTTTAACATGGTCCATAAACCAGGCCCAATTCCATAATCCTTCTAtccgaaaaaaaagaaagagaaaattttgTTTACTCATTTTTTGAATCTGAGAAGTTCGCGCGTCTATAAATAGCCCAAGAGAGTAGTTTAGCGTGATGTTGCGTTCGTTGAAGTTGATTCGAGTTTCAACTAAGCTCAcagtaagagatgggaaagCGATTGAGAAGAGGCAGGTCCATTTGCAGTTGCAAATCTCCTCGCCCAAGCTATCACGCAAGTCCTGGCTCCTCTTTCAACTGgtttctctctccctctctctgttTCACTCTCACTGCACAAATTCCAGCATCGATTAGAACAGAATTCTAATTCCAAACACGAACTTGCTTCTGCTTATACTCatttctgcttttttttttcttcattcataTTTCTGTCTACTAGACTTCTACAAAAGTTTTAACAAGAAAAAATAAGGACTGTAGTTAGATTTCGGATCTTCAATATCGATGAtattcatttcagtttatttttgtaattatctTCGAGTTTTGAATTTCAGTGTAGATGATTGCTCGTAAGCATTTTATTTTCATGAGATTTCTGAGATGAACTCTGCTTAGTTAAGGATTTGGATTCGTTGCTTGTTTCTAAACATGTGATTTTAGTGAATCGTGTGCAAGTTGTtgagtttttttcttttcttttttcttttttccgaaAAGTTGAGTCTAAGGCTTTAGAAAACAGTGTTAATTTGGAATCTTGTTTTAGGAAAATAAGTTCAGCTTCAAAATTACGTTTCTGTGGATTTATGAACGATGTCTCTGTTAGACAGATTTGCATTCTAAATGCACTTCATTTCAATTCCTTTTCCGCCGTTTGGTCACTGAAATGAGGCAAATTTAGCTAAGCTAGAAATTCAGGTCCTTTGTTGTCTCttgtttccctttttttttcaatgTAAAACACACGCACCACATATAAGCGTAAATTATTTAAGTAGAGAATTTGAATGTTTGACTTCCTCAATTTCTAAATATAAGTTTGTCATTACCATTCCATCATTTCCTATATTACATTTCTTCTCATCTGCCAAACAGATAGATGATGATTACTATCGCTTGTAGTTTAATAATCCTGACTGTCTTCCTTCGAGTTTAGCTTGAAAACATCCTGCAAGATCGGTTTCAAAATTAAAGGAAGAATTATTCTCGTGAACGCAAAACAGCACAGTTTGATAATAAATTCTACTCgacaattttctttttctttttttattttccttagTTGTTTTAGTTGTCGTTTTAAAAAGGTTCGAAAAAGATTTGTGGACGGAGATAGCCAAGTTCTTGGACGGGAAATCTCTGATGAAGCTAGCGGTAACAAGCCGATGGTTCCACAGCGTTATCATGCACGACAGCATATGGAGGTTTGTGTGCTTGCGTGATCTTCAGGTCCCGGAGCCCGGCCACGTGGCTTTCAATTGGAATAAGCTCTATGCTTCAGTAGTAGGTAATTACAGAAGCCATTAATAATTCTACTTCTACGTGGACCTTTATGATTTATTGCTGCCGCATTAATTAGTTACAACTTGATGATAAATGCAATTGATGTTGGCTTATTTTATCAGATGGCAGTCACTCTTACACGTTCCGAGAGAAGGAGAAGCATTTGGGTGAGTTTTTAGTTTCTTTGCCACGTGAGACACTGGCCGGTCTCCCTGAGCTAAAAAAATATGGATCATGAATGTTAGCTGTTATATGTTGAATTTACTTGTATAACATCTTGGAAACAAAATCTAAAAGTCGCATACCTAATAAATTGGATGGTGCTCCTACAAAAATAAAGTTTGGATAGTGGTCCAGCCAATGTCTCAATGCAAGAGCGGTTAAAACATAAAATCTCATGCTTATCTAAGCATAAGCTTTTAGTTCGAAATCAAAATAAGGTAGCAGATATATTTATACCTTAATTTACTTTTCTAAAGTCTAAAGATAccaaatgaaattataattctCTGACTATTCATTCAGAATAGTGCCGCGTCTATCAGCCGTGAACTTAATGGGAGATTCACATGTATGTTGGAGTCGTCTTAACATATTTGTTAATAAAGAAGTTCATGAAGTGTTTCAGCGATTTACAATTTTTCTCACCCTAAGCTGCTTTTTATGGGACAATCAGATTGGATGAGAATTGGTGCATTCCACATCGAGTCAACAGCAGCACTTCTGAGTGAGAGACTCGACTTACCACTAGAAATCAGACAACAGAATGCTACAGAGAAGATGTTCGAATCCTGCGGGGCTTCTTTGCTAAATAACATCAAAACAGGAATTTGGATAGCAGGTACCTTGAGTTTGATTCAACCACTCTAGAATATCATATGTTACATTTTCTTAAGCAATATCTACAGGAATGTTATCGTACAACTTGACTAACCAGGTAATACAACATGATCCATGTTTCCAGATCTGCAGCTTGTTCGATGCCCTGTTTGTGAACTCGATAAATGTGACGGTGAGCAATGGCCATAAGAGTTCAATTTATGAACAGGAGGCTAGAATCAGTTTTGTCATAATTAATTCATCTGCAATTTTTTCATAGTTGCAATATTATAACTGCTCTTAGTTTTCCCTCTTTAGCAACGCATGTTTGTAATTTAAGGTAGTTCCAATTCACATGGGACTTTTTTTACTTAGCAATAGCCAGTAGGTGGAAATGCTGTAGCATGTTTTGGACGCACACCAAACTACGAAATTGAGGAAGGGGACAAGTGGCAATTGTGTTATGTGACACCGACATGTTTATCCTATGACGAGTTGTATATATCCTAGCCATTTGGTTTACGCAAGTTCATTAAGAAACTAGTTGAACTTCAGTATCTTGTTTTTGCAGTAGAGAGTTTTAAGCACATAACTTTCTGTTTTATTCGTTTCTGGCTCCTTGCATCGGAAGAGGATAACCAAGCCTGAAGAAATACTGCTTGCCTATTCAGGAACAATGCAGACATTAGATGTAAGGCATATAGAGCTGTTTCATTATAAGGGTTTTCAGGAAGGGAGCTGGAAGTACGAGTTGATTGGAAATCATAAAGTTGAAAATCCTATGAAGGCGGCGTCTGGAGGCATTTTTGATCTCCAGCACCTCAACGACCGGGCATCAGCTGGTATAATTTGATAGTTTTGGTCCTCCATGCTTCACCGTATCACTTTCTACACCTATTTCACAATTTTACTCCACTAGAACACTGAAAATTTGGTGAAACTGGGAGACCAAAGGCTGGGTGGTGTTAGtagtgtttttatttttatttttaaataaagtatTTACTTGAGATGAGAATAATGACAGCGGTCATAGGACAGGATAGCGAGCAAGGGTTGTAGTGGAAACCAATTAATGGGATGTAGACAATATAACCTATTATGATTTCTTATGTAGAGTAATTATGGTGACCTGGCATGCCCTGATGTTTAACATCCCAGGATTCTCTGGAACACTTGTTTCTACTTCTGATTTCAATTGTTGGTATCCAATTAAAACATTACCGAGTCTTCATTTTTTTAGCATGTATTATTAATACTATTATTACTGAAATAAGAAGTAAATGATATCGTCTCGTAAACCAAAAAATTTGGCAGGCATCTTTGATCTCAAGTTGTGGACAGGAGAACCCACTGATTTTCAACCAAAGGCTATGATCACATTCCATGCAGTTGCAATCAACACCAACTTACAAGTCAACGACGGTAAACCTTCCAATCAGTATAAAAATTAGATGGCTCAAACTGTTATCATCAATCGCGCCTACATTGATTGGACATCTAAGagtgtttgcattagattttATTCTCAATAGTTAATGTAATTTGCTTAACTGCTTGCTATTTACTTGTTTCTTCGTCTCCTTATCCTTGCTGGGGGAAACAGGACTCCTTACAAAGTACTACATGATGAGAGCTGGACCTGATGGAGAAGTCGTTTCAATTAGAATCTCTCAGCAGCTCCTGTAATTCAGCAAGAATCTTACATCTTTTAACCGATATTTGTTCACTTTCActaaaagaaatattaaatCCTTTCACAATGTTGTAAAATGCTTTGCAAAAAAGTTGTATTTCTATATATAAAGAGCCATCCCCTGAACTTGCACAATTGATAAAACATCACCAAGATACATATACAGATACAAGTTTATGAAAGAcgcgtttttttttttcctttttaacatCAGTACTACGTACTTGAAATGGGTGAACTGTACAGAGTTAGTATCTCACTTCATTCTTATTCCAATTTACTGCACATAAATATTGCTAGTATATCTATAAACCTCTCGTTTTCATTTTCTCATCTAGACTGTTGCTTGCTTAAAGTAACAGTAGAGTGAGAGAGGGAGTTCACAAAACATCTGGAAGCAAAACATTTCCATTTCTGTTTTTAGTTCTTAATTCTTATCGTTGCAGCCATCAAGTTTAACCTGTTTTTCTTAGCCTTTGCAATAATTCTGATGATTTAATATTAAGAATTTCTACATTCAGATAGAAATAGTCATGCTCTTATGTCCTTGTGGCATTCAAAGGCTTCTTTGTCATCACTCGCATAATTAGTTATGGCCTTTTCGGCTAAACTAAAAGCAAATGTTTGAGTACTAGCCATAGCTCACAAGATGACTTTAGAAacctttattattataataaagccTAAACCGTTgttgacaaa
The Manihot esculenta cultivar AM560-2 chromosome 1, M.esculenta_v8, whole genome shotgun sequence genome window above contains:
- the LOC110601203 gene encoding probable F-box protein At3g61730, whose amino-acid sequence is MGKRLRRGRSICSCKSPRPSYHASPGSSFNWFEKDLWTEIAKFLDGKSLMKLAVTSRWFHSVIMHDSIWRFVCLRDLQVPEPGHVAFNWNKLYASVVDGSHSYTFREKEKHLDWMRIGAFHIESTAALLSERLDLPLEIRQQNATEKMFESCGASLLNNIKTGIWIADLQLVRCPVCELDKCDGTMQTLDVRHIELFHYKGFQEGSWKYELIGNHKVENPMKAASGGIFDLQHLNDRASAGIFDLKLWTGEPTDFQPKAMITFHAVAINTNLQVNDGLLTKYYMMRAGPDGEVVSIRISQQLL